In Pseudomonas fluorescens, a genomic segment contains:
- a CDS encoding ABC transporter ATP-binding protein, which yields MATLELRNVNKTYGAGLPDTLKNIELSIKEGEFLILVGPSGCGKSTLMNCIAGLETITGGAIMIGDQDVSGMSPKDRDIAMVFQSYALYPTMSVRENIEFGLKIRKMAQSDIDAEVARVAKLLQIEHLLNRKPGQLSGGQQQRVAMGRALARRPKIYLFDEPLSNLDAKLRVEMRTEMKLMHQRLKTTTVYVTHDQIEAMTLGDKVAVMKDGIIQQFGTPKEIYNDPANLFVASFIGSPPMNFVPMRLKRKDGGLVALLDSGQARCELPLGMNDAGLEDRDVILGLRPEQIVLATGEGNGSSSIRAEVQVTEPTGPDTLVFVQLNDTKVCCRLAPDVAPQVGETLTLQFDPSKVLLFDANTGERLGTASSLPAQGHADNVAQFKGR from the coding sequence ATGGCTACGCTTGAACTTCGCAATGTAAACAAGACCTATGGCGCCGGCCTGCCCGACACCTTGAAGAACATCGAACTGTCGATCAAGGAAGGCGAATTCCTGATCCTGGTCGGTCCCTCGGGCTGCGGTAAATCCACGCTGATGAACTGCATCGCGGGCCTGGAGACCATCACCGGCGGCGCAATCATGATCGGTGACCAGGATGTCAGCGGCATGAGCCCCAAGGATCGCGACATCGCCATGGTGTTCCAGTCCTACGCGCTGTACCCGACCATGAGCGTGCGCGAGAACATCGAGTTCGGCCTGAAGATTCGCAAGATGGCCCAGTCCGACATCGACGCCGAAGTGGCCCGTGTGGCCAAGCTGCTGCAGATCGAGCACCTGCTCAACCGCAAGCCGGGCCAATTGTCCGGCGGCCAGCAACAGCGGGTGGCCATGGGCCGTGCCCTGGCGCGTCGCCCGAAGATCTACCTGTTCGACGAACCGCTGTCCAACCTCGACGCCAAGCTACGCGTCGAGATGCGCACCGAAATGAAGCTGATGCACCAGCGCCTGAAAACCACCACGGTCTACGTCACCCACGATCAGATCGAAGCGATGACCCTGGGCGATAAAGTGGCGGTGATGAAGGACGGCATCATCCAACAATTTGGCACGCCGAAAGAAATTTACAACGACCCTGCTAACCTATTTGTGGCAAGCTTTATCGGTTCACCACCAATGAACTTCGTTCCTATGCGCCTAAAACGCAAGGACGGGGGGCTGGTGGCGCTGCTCGACAGCGGCCAGGCGCGTTGCGAATTGCCGCTGGGTATGAACGACGCCGGTCTGGAAGACCGTGATGTGATTCTGGGCCTGCGCCCGGAGCAGATCGTGTTGGCAACGGGTGAGGGCAATGGTTCATCGAGCATTCGTGCCGAGGTCCAGGTCACCGAGCCGACCGGGCCGGACACACTGGTGTTTGTGCAGCTCAATGACACCAAGGTCTGCTGCCGTTTGGCGCCTGATGTGGCGCCGCAGGTGGGCGAGACCCTGACACTGCAATTCGATCCATCCAAGGTATTGCTGTTCGACGCCAACACTGGCGAGCGCCTCGGCACTGCTTCTTCATTGCCCGCACAGGGGCATGCGGACAATGTGGCCCAATTCAAAGGTCGCTGA
- a CDS encoding carbohydrate porin has product MKKQHNNTRLICQLSAAAALVLSANAMAADAFSADSKWMTGDWGGERTKLIEQGIDIKADYVGEMGANLHGGYNDDKTGRYSDQFGLGVALDLQKLWGWDNTQAKIQLTNRNGQNISNDRIGDPRAGTLSSSMEVYGRGHMVRLTQFWIQHQMFDNKLDVKLGYFGEGEDFNTFPCDFQNLSFCGSQVGNYVNTWYNWPVAQAAIRVKYNITPELYAQIGAYNQNPSQLEHGNGFKLSGSGTKGTVIPVELVWSPKVNNLPGEYRVGYYKSAADAADVREDVNGNDAATTGAAFRTRSSKKGYWFVAQQQLTTHNGDASRGLNIAANATFHDKETNLVDNYQSLMLVYKGPFDARPKDDVGIGAARLHVNNDVKKNAELLNVANGVSDYDNPLYTPIRETEYNFEINYGFHVTNWLTVRPNLQYVVQPGGVDKVDNALVAGLKIQSTF; this is encoded by the coding sequence ATGAAAAAGCAACACAACAACACTCGGCTGATCTGCCAACTGTCAGCAGCAGCAGCCCTTGTACTGTCCGCCAATGCGATGGCGGCCGATGCATTCAGCGCCGATTCCAAGTGGATGACCGGCGATTGGGGCGGTGAGCGTACCAAGCTGATCGAGCAAGGTATCGACATCAAGGCTGACTACGTAGGGGAAATGGGCGCCAACCTGCACGGCGGCTATAACGACGACAAAACCGGCCGTTACTCCGACCAGTTCGGTCTGGGCGTAGCGCTGGACCTGCAAAAGCTGTGGGGCTGGGATAACACCCAGGCCAAGATCCAGCTGACTAACCGTAATGGCCAGAACATCTCCAACGACCGCATTGGCGACCCGCGTGCCGGCACGCTGAGTTCGTCGATGGAAGTCTACGGTCGCGGCCACATGGTGCGTCTGACCCAGTTCTGGATCCAGCACCAGATGTTCGACAACAAGTTGGACGTGAAGCTGGGTTACTTCGGTGAAGGCGAAGACTTCAACACCTTCCCATGCGACTTCCAGAACCTGTCGTTCTGCGGCTCGCAAGTGGGTAACTATGTAAATACCTGGTACAACTGGCCGGTTGCCCAGGCCGCGATCCGCGTGAAGTACAACATCACGCCTGAGCTGTATGCGCAAATCGGTGCCTACAACCAGAACCCATCGCAACTGGAGCACGGCAACGGCTTCAAGCTCAGCGGCAGCGGCACCAAAGGTACCGTGATTCCGGTGGAATTGGTCTGGTCGCCGAAGGTTAACAACCTGCCGGGCGAATACCGTGTGGGTTACTACAAAAGCGCCGCCGATGCCGCGGACGTACGTGAAGACGTCAACGGCAACGACGCTGCTACCACTGGCGCCGCCTTCCGTACCCGCAGCAGCAAGAAAGGCTACTGGTTCGTTGCCCAACAGCAACTCACCACCCATAACGGCGACGCTTCCCGTGGCTTGAACATCGCAGCCAACGCGACCTTCCACGACAAGGAAACCAACCTCGTCGATAACTACCAGTCGTTGATGCTGGTGTACAAAGGCCCATTCGACGCGCGTCCAAAAGATGACGTCGGCATTGGCGCTGCACGTCTGCACGTCAACAATGACGTGAAGAAAAACGCCGAACTGCTTAACGTCGCCAATGGTGTGAGTGATTACGACAATCCGCTGTACACGCCTATTCGCGAAACCGAGTACAACTTCGAAATCAACTACGGCTTCCACGTCACCAACTGGCTGACCGTGCGTCCCAACCTGCAATACGTTGTCCAACCGGGCGGCGTGGATAAAGTCGACAACGCGCTGGTGGCTGGCCTGAAAATTCAGTCTACGTTCTAA
- a CDS encoding D-hexose-6-phosphate mutarotase: MHEHPLQRFFKSLRERPVFAWERFQMRDVLVIDHPLCQAVFSRQGAQLLHFQPRGQKPWLWCAAKWPQVGAIRGGVPVCWPWYGRHPSENAWPSHGWARLIDWKLLDSASDDDGVRLHWQLQLCDWQVDLHAHLGEALELRLSTEHQDELPCQLSHALHAYWRIGNVGEIALSGLDGAQGYDQLNRQVCQQEGELRVDGGCQRVFQHEGELHLKDHAWQRELCIDTGDSADTVVWHPGSRPLLGVSFNEASGFVCVESAMAGASLAPGERAHLSLQARAGV; encoded by the coding sequence ATGCATGAGCATCCGTTGCAACGCTTTTTCAAATCCCTGCGCGAGCGTCCGGTGTTTGCCTGGGAACGCTTCCAGATGCGCGATGTGTTGGTGATCGACCATCCCCTGTGTCAGGCGGTGTTCAGTCGTCAGGGCGCGCAATTGCTGCATTTCCAACCCCGCGGCCAGAAACCCTGGCTGTGGTGCGCGGCCAAGTGGCCGCAAGTCGGCGCCATCCGTGGTGGTGTGCCCGTGTGCTGGCCGTGGTATGGACGCCACCCGAGCGAGAACGCCTGGCCCTCCCATGGCTGGGCGCGGCTGATCGACTGGAAGCTGCTCGACAGCGCCAGCGACGACGACGGCGTACGCCTGCATTGGCAGTTGCAGTTATGCGACTGGCAGGTCGACCTGCATGCGCACCTGGGCGAGGCCCTGGAACTGCGCCTCAGCACCGAGCACCAGGACGAACTGCCGTGCCAACTGAGCCATGCGTTGCATGCCTATTGGCGTATCGGCAACGTCGGTGAGATAGCGCTGTCTGGACTCGATGGGGCCCAAGGCTATGACCAGCTCAACCGCCAGGTTTGCCAGCAGGAAGGTGAACTACGGGTAGATGGCGGATGCCAGCGGGTGTTCCAGCATGAGGGCGAATTGCACCTCAAGGATCACGCCTGGCAGCGCGAGTTGTGCATCGACACCGGTGACAGCGCCGACACCGTCGTATGGCATCCCGGCAGCCGGCCGCTATTGGGCGTCAGTTTCAACGAGGCGTCGGGGTTTGTCTGTGTGGAGTCGGCGATGGCCGGGGCGAGCCTGGCGCCGGGGGAGAGGGCGCATTTGAGTTTGCAGGCCAGGGCTGGCGTTTAG
- a CDS encoding MurR/RpiR family transcriptional regulator, whose protein sequence is MRNLLEQIRNRLEELNKAEKKVAEVILLNPQQATRFSIAALAQAASVSEPTVNRFCRSFGVSGYPELKLQLAQSLASGAAYVSRAVEADDNPEAYTQKIFGSAIASLDAACQALDPALISKAVDLLIQARQIHFFGLGASAPVAMDALHKFFRFNLAVTAHADVLMQRMIASVAHTGELFVIISYTGRTRELVEVARIARGNGASVLGVTAENSPLAKASTVSLNIPLPEDTDIYMPMTSRIIQLTVLDVLATGMTLRRGVDFQPHLRKIKESLNDSRYPVGDEFN, encoded by the coding sequence GTGCGAAATCTTCTGGAACAGATCCGGAACCGCCTCGAAGAACTGAACAAGGCTGAGAAAAAAGTCGCCGAGGTCATCCTGCTCAACCCGCAGCAGGCGACCCGCTTCTCGATCGCAGCCCTCGCCCAAGCCGCCTCGGTCAGTGAACCGACGGTCAACCGTTTCTGCCGTTCGTTCGGCGTCAGCGGTTACCCTGAACTTAAATTGCAGTTGGCGCAAAGCCTGGCCAGTGGCGCAGCGTACGTCAGCCGCGCCGTGGAGGCCGATGATAACCCTGAGGCCTATACACAGAAGATCTTTGGCAGCGCGATTGCCTCGCTGGACGCCGCCTGCCAGGCCCTGGACCCGGCCTTGATCAGCAAGGCCGTGGATTTGCTGATCCAGGCCCGGCAGATCCACTTCTTCGGCCTCGGCGCGTCGGCGCCGGTGGCCATGGATGCGCTGCACAAGTTCTTCCGCTTCAACCTGGCGGTGACCGCCCATGCCGACGTGCTGATGCAGCGCATGATCGCGTCAGTGGCGCATACGGGCGAGCTGTTTGTGATCATCTCCTACACCGGGCGCACCCGCGAATTGGTGGAAGTGGCGCGCATCGCCCGGGGAAATGGCGCGTCGGTGCTGGGTGTGACCGCCGAAAACTCGCCGCTGGCCAAGGCCAGTACGGTAAGCCTGAACATTCCGCTGCCGGAAGACACCGACATCTATATGCCGATGACCTCGCGGATCATCCAACTGACGGTACTGGATGTGCTGGCGACCGGCATGACCTTGCGCCGTGGCGTGGATTTCCAGCCGCATTTGCGCAAGATCAAAGAGAGCTTGAACGACAGCCGGTATCCGGTGGGGGATGAGTTCAACTAG
- the zwf gene encoding glucose-6-phosphate dehydrogenase, whose amino-acid sequence MPSITVEPCTFALFGALGDLALRKLFPALYQLDGAGLLHDNTRILALAREAGSEQQHLAHIEKELRKYVGKELDESVAQRFLARLTYVHVDFMKADDYVALAEIAGTEQRLIAYFATPAAVYGAICENLSKVGLAENTRVVLEKPIGSDLESSRKVNDAVAQFFPENRTYRIDHYLGKETVQNLIALRFANSLFETQWNQNYISHVEITVAEQVGIEGRWGYFDKAGQLRDMIQNHLLQLLCLIAMDPPADLSADSIRDEKVKVLKALAPISPDGLTTQVVRGQYIAGYSAGKPVPGYLEEENSNTQSDTETFVALRADIRNWRWAGVPFYLRTGKRMPQKLSQIVIHFKEPSHYIFAPEQRLQISNKLIIRLQPDEGISLRVMTKEQGLDKGMQLRSGPLQLNFSDTYRSARIPDAYERLLLEVMRGNQNLFVRKDEIEAAWKWCDQLIAGWKKSGDAPKPYAAGSWGPMSSIALITRDGRSWYGDI is encoded by the coding sequence ATGCCTTCGATAACCGTAGAACCCTGCACCTTTGCCCTGTTTGGCGCCTTGGGTGATCTGGCGCTGCGCAAGTTATTTCCTGCCCTCTATCAACTCGATGGCGCCGGGCTGCTGCACGACAACACGCGCATCCTGGCCCTGGCCCGTGAAGCCGGTTCCGAGCAACAGCACCTGGCCCATATCGAAAAAGAACTGCGCAAGTACGTCGGCAAGGAACTGGACGAGAGCGTCGCCCAGCGTTTCCTCGCGCGGTTGACCTATGTTCACGTCGACTTCATGAAAGCCGACGATTACGTGGCCCTGGCTGAAATCGCCGGCACCGAGCAACGCCTGATTGCCTACTTTGCCACGCCGGCTGCGGTGTACGGCGCGATTTGCGAGAACCTGTCCAAGGTCGGTCTGGCGGAAAATACCCGGGTGGTGCTGGAAAAACCCATCGGTTCGGACCTGGAATCCTCGCGTAAGGTCAACGACGCCGTGGCGCAGTTTTTCCCGGAAAACCGCACCTACCGTATCGATCACTACCTGGGCAAGGAAACTGTCCAGAACCTGATCGCCCTGCGTTTCGCCAACAGCCTGTTCGAAACCCAGTGGAACCAGAACTACATTTCCCACGTGGAAATCACCGTGGCCGAGCAGGTCGGGATCGAAGGCCGTTGGGGTTACTTCGACAAGGCCGGCCAACTGCGCGACATGATCCAGAACCACCTGTTGCAGCTGCTGTGCCTGATTGCCATGGACCCGCCCGCCGACCTGTCCGCCGACAGTATCCGCGACGAGAAGGTCAAGGTGCTCAAGGCGCTGGCACCGATCAGCCCGGATGGCCTGACTACCCAGGTGGTCCGCGGCCAGTACATCGCTGGCTACAGCGCTGGCAAGCCGGTGCCGGGTTACCTGGAAGAAGAGAACTCCAACACCCAGAGCGACACCGAGACCTTCGTTGCCCTGCGCGCCGATATCCGTAACTGGCGGTGGGCCGGGGTGCCGTTCTACCTGCGTACCGGCAAGCGCATGCCGCAAAAGCTGTCGCAGATCGTGATCCACTTCAAGGAACCGTCCCACTATATCTTCGCCCCTGAGCAGCGCCTGCAGATCAGCAACAAGCTGATCATTCGCCTGCAACCGGACGAAGGGATCTCCTTGCGGGTGATGACCAAGGAGCAGGGCCTGGACAAGGGCATGCAACTGCGCAGCGGCCCTCTGCAACTGAATTTTTCCGACACTTACCGCAGCGCCCGTATCCCGGATGCCTACGAGCGGTTGTTACTGGAAGTGATGCGCGGCAATCAGAACCTGTTTGTTCGCAAAGATGAAATCGAAGCCGCGTGGAAGTGGTGTGACCAGTTGATCGCCGGGTGGAAGAAGTCCGGCGATGCGCCCAAGCCGTACGCGGCGGGGTCCTGGGGGCCGATGAGCTCGATTGCACTGATCACGCGGGATGGGAGGTCATGGTATGGCGATATCTGA
- the pgl gene encoding 6-phosphogluconolactonase, whose amino-acid sequence MAISELKLPQGVTAHEYRTPALLADGLANDVAEQLRAAISARGEATLVVSGGRSPVAFFQNLAKQGLDWSKVTITLADERWVPVEHADSNAGLLKQHLLQGPAAKAKFLSLYSAAANLEDAARQADRLLAELPAIDVLVLGMGDDGHTASLFPNSPNLSEALQADGIRRCWPMLAPTVPHQRLTMSRALLATANYTVLSISGSSKLTTLSAALASDDVAAMPIRAFLQPTLEIYWCP is encoded by the coding sequence ATGGCGATATCTGAATTGAAACTGCCTCAGGGCGTCACTGCCCATGAGTACCGTACGCCCGCGCTGCTGGCGGACGGCCTGGCCAATGACGTGGCCGAACAACTGCGCGCGGCCATCAGTGCCCGTGGCGAAGCGACCTTGGTGGTGTCCGGTGGCCGTAGCCCCGTGGCGTTTTTCCAGAACCTGGCCAAGCAGGGCCTGGACTGGTCCAAGGTCACCATCACCCTGGCCGACGAGCGTTGGGTGCCGGTGGAACATGCCGACAGCAATGCCGGTTTGTTGAAGCAGCACCTGTTGCAAGGCCCGGCAGCCAAGGCCAAGTTCCTCAGCCTGTACAGCGCTGCCGCCAACCTTGAAGACGCTGCCCGGCAGGCCGATCGCCTGCTGGCCGAACTGCCAGCCATTGATGTGCTGGTATTGGGCATGGGTGATGACGGCCACACCGCATCGCTGTTTCCCAACAGCCCGAACCTGAGCGAAGCCCTGCAGGCCGACGGTATCCGCCGTTGCTGGCCGATGCTGGCGCCGACCGTGCCGCACCAGCGCCTGACCATGAGTCGCGCGCTGCTGGCCACGGCCAACTACACCGTGCTGTCGATCTCCGGCAGTTCGAAATTGACCACCTTGAGCGCCGCGCTGGCCAGTGACGACGTTGCTGCCATGCCGATTCGCGCGTTTTTGCAACCTACTTTAGAGATTTACTGGTGCCCATGA
- a CDS encoding bifunctional 4-hydroxy-2-oxoglutarate aldolase/2-dehydro-3-deoxy-phosphogluconate aldolase codes for MKSPQPTVSMADKVALIDSLCAKARILPVITIAREQDILPLADALAAGGLTALEVTLRSEFGLKAIQVLREQRPELCTGAGTVLDRHMLEAAEVAGSQFIVTPGITRDLLEASVHSPIPLLPGISNASGIMEGYGLGYRRFKLFPAEVSGGVAAIKALGGPFGEVKFCPTGGVGPANIKSYMALKNVMCVGGSWMLDPEWVKNGDWARIQEVTAEALALLD; via the coding sequence ATGAAAAGCCCTCAACCGACCGTGTCCATGGCGGATAAAGTTGCCCTGATCGACAGCCTCTGCGCCAAGGCGCGGATCCTGCCCGTGATTACCATTGCCCGCGAACAGGACATCCTGCCCCTGGCCGATGCCCTGGCCGCCGGTGGTTTGACCGCATTGGAAGTGACCCTGCGTTCGGAGTTCGGCCTCAAGGCCATCCAGGTCCTGCGCGAGCAGCGCCCTGAGCTGTGCACCGGCGCCGGCACCGTACTCGACCGCCACATGCTTGAAGCGGCCGAAGTGGCAGGCTCGCAGTTTATCGTCACCCCTGGCATTACCCGCGACCTGCTGGAAGCCTCGGTGCACAGCCCGATTCCGCTGCTGCCCGGCATCAGCAATGCCTCGGGCATCATGGAAGGCTATGGCCTGGGCTATCGTCGCTTCAAGCTGTTCCCGGCCGAAGTCAGTGGCGGTGTAGCGGCCATCAAGGCCCTGGGCGGCCCGTTCGGCGAAGTGAAATTCTGCCCGACCGGCGGGGTTGGCCCGGCCAACATCAAGAGCTACATGGCGTTGAAAAACGTGATGTGCGTGGGCGGTAGCTGGATGCTTGACCCGGAGTGGGTAAAGAACGGCGACTGGGCGCGTATCCAGGAAGTCACCGCCGAGGCGCTGGCGCTGCTGGACTGA
- a CDS encoding aminotransferase class V-fold PLP-dependent enzyme, with translation MPRNADNETHWLAIAQRYALEPGPINLENGYFGRMSHAVQAQYLEHVAFINRSNAVHVRQRFEQGENETIRRQLAELIDADPEAVTFTRNATEALQSLIRNYNRLQPGDQVLISDLEYDTVKGAMRWLAGYRGVEVIEMSHAHPASFDSLVQTYRDAFERYPRLKLMALTHVTHRTGLVMPVEAIARAAREHDIDVILDGAHALGQIEFNLAELGIQFAGFNLHKWIGAPLTLGFLYIAPERLADIDPDMGEFHYPATDVRARTSYSTPNFPALMTLPLVFEEHRAMGGAKAKGARVNYLRDLWVSRVRPLPGIEVLTPDDPRLYCGITAFKFIGRDQQVMADRLLKDFNLFTTTRVGASFGTCIRVTPGLLTSAADIDVLVNAITELSSD, from the coding sequence ATGCCACGGAATGCAGATAACGAAACCCACTGGCTGGCCATCGCCCAGCGCTATGCCCTGGAGCCAGGCCCGATCAACCTGGAAAACGGCTACTTCGGGCGCATGAGCCACGCGGTGCAAGCGCAGTACCTGGAGCACGTGGCGTTTATCAACCGCAGTAACGCGGTGCATGTGCGCCAGCGTTTCGAGCAGGGCGAGAACGAGACGATCCGCCGCCAACTGGCCGAGCTGATCGATGCCGACCCCGAAGCCGTCACATTCACCCGCAATGCCACCGAAGCGTTGCAGTCGTTGATCCGCAACTACAACCGCCTGCAACCGGGCGACCAGGTGCTGATCAGCGATCTGGAGTACGACACAGTGAAAGGCGCCATGCGCTGGCTGGCCGGCTACAGAGGGGTGGAGGTGATCGAAATGTCCCACGCTCATCCGGCCAGTTTCGACAGTTTGGTGCAGACCTATCGTGATGCGTTCGAGCGCTACCCGCGCCTCAAGCTGATGGCGCTGACCCACGTGACCCATCGCACCGGCCTGGTGATGCCTGTCGAGGCCATCGCCAGGGCTGCACGTGAGCATGACATCGACGTGATCCTCGACGGCGCTCATGCACTGGGCCAGATCGAGTTCAACCTCGCCGAGCTGGGCATTCAGTTCGCCGGCTTCAACCTGCACAAATGGATCGGCGCGCCGCTGACCCTGGGGTTTCTCTATATCGCCCCCGAACGCCTGGCTGACATAGATCCGGACATGGGCGAGTTCCACTACCCCGCCACCGACGTTCGTGCACGTACGTCGTACAGCACGCCAAACTTTCCGGCACTGATGACCTTGCCCCTGGTGTTTGAAGAGCATCGCGCAATGGGCGGCGCGAAAGCCAAGGGCGCCCGGGTCAATTACCTGAGGGATTTGTGGGTGAGCCGGGTACGGCCGTTGCCGGGCATCGAGGTACTGACGCCGGACGATCCACGGCTGTATTGCGGGATTACGGCATTCAAGTTCATTGGCCGGGATCAGCAGGTCATGGCGGACCGGTTGCTCAAGGACTTCAACCTGTTCACCACCACGCGTGTCGGAGCGTCGTTCGGTACCTGCATTCGGGTGACGCCAGGGTTGCTGACGTCAGCGGCGGACATCGATGTGCTGGTCAACGCCATTACCGAGCTAAGCAGCGATTAA
- a CDS encoding DUF3820 family protein, translating into MNPEKLELLITREMPFGKYKGRIIADLPGPYLNWFAREGFPHGELGGLLALMQEIDHNGLSELLEPLRAKHGKPAPRH; encoded by the coding sequence ATGAATCCCGAAAAACTCGAACTGCTGATCACCCGCGAAATGCCCTTCGGCAAGTACAAGGGACGCATCATCGCGGACCTGCCCGGCCCGTACCTGAACTGGTTTGCCCGTGAAGGTTTCCCCCACGGCGAACTCGGCGGCCTGCTGGCCCTGATGCAGGAGATCGACCACAACGGCTTGTCCGAACTGCTGGAACCGCTGCGCGCCAAACACGGCAAACCCGCCCCTCGTCATTAG
- a CDS encoding ferritin-like domain-containing protein: MTDINKESISVLNDLIETSIDGQKGFKECAEDIKHPELKALFAKRSADCATAAAELKTAVRALGGDPEDSGSVAGALHRGWVDVKSMVTGKDEEAVLNEAERGEDHALKAYKEAIEKINKHNLLGIRDLVERQFHGVQRNHDQVKALRNQARAQS; encoded by the coding sequence ATGACCGACATCAACAAAGAATCCATCTCCGTACTCAACGACCTGATCGAGACCAGCATCGACGGCCAGAAAGGCTTCAAGGAATGCGCTGAAGATATCAAGCACCCAGAACTCAAGGCTCTGTTTGCCAAGCGCTCCGCTGACTGCGCCACTGCCGCCGCCGAACTGAAGACGGCCGTGCGTGCCCTGGGCGGTGACCCAGAAGATTCCGGCAGCGTTGCCGGTGCCCTGCACCGTGGCTGGGTCGACGTGAAGTCGATGGTGACCGGTAAAGATGAAGAGGCTGTGCTGAACGAAGCCGAGCGCGGTGAAGACCACGCACTGAAGGCTTACAAAGAAGCTATCGAGAAGATCAACAAGCACAACTTGCTGGGCATTCGTGACTTGGTTGAACGTCAGTTCCACGGCGTGCAACGTAACCACGACCAGGTGAAAGCTCTGCGTAACCAGGCTCGCGCTCAGTCGTAA
- a CDS encoding MaoC family dehydratase has protein sequence MTQVTNTPYEALEVGQTASYSKTVEERDIQLFAAMSGDHNPVHLDAEYAKATMFKERIAHGMFSGALISAAVACELPGPGTIYIGQQMTFQKPVKIGDTLTVRLEILEKLPKFRVRIATRVFNQRDELVVDGEAEILAPRKQQVVTLTALPPISIG, from the coding sequence ATGACCCAGGTAACCAACACCCCGTACGAAGCCCTCGAAGTTGGCCAGACCGCCAGCTACAGCAAGACCGTCGAAGAGCGCGACATCCAACTGTTCGCCGCGATGTCGGGCGACCACAACCCGGTGCACCTGGATGCCGAATACGCCAAGGCGACCATGTTCAAGGAGCGTATCGCTCACGGCATGTTCAGCGGAGCGCTGATCAGTGCGGCGGTGGCCTGCGAGCTGCCTGGGCCGGGCACGATCTATATCGGCCAGCAGATGACCTTCCAGAAGCCGGTGAAAATCGGCGATACCCTGACCGTGCGTCTGGAAATCCTCGAGAAGCTGCCTAAGTTCCGCGTACGCATTGCCACCCGTGTGTTCAACCAGCGTGATGAGCTGGTGGTGGATGGCGAAGCCGAAATCCTCGCACCGCGCAAGCAGCAGGTAGTCACCTTGACCGCACTGCCGCCGATCAGCATCGGCTGA
- a CDS encoding alpha/beta hydrolase gives MNHTTFWLTANDRSRLYVNQWLPDGTPKALVMLSHGMAEHSGRYAPLAQALCGAGYGLYALDQRGHGRTADEGTLGLFAEQDGWNKVVGDLASLNQHIGQHQPGLPIILLGHSMGSYIAQAYLLHHSASLDGAILSGSNFQPVALYRAARIIARAERLRQGPRGRSALIEFLSFGSFNKAFKPNRTGFDWLSRDPVEVDKYIHDPLCGFRCTNQLWIDLLGGLQQISKASNLAQIDPGLPILVMGGECDPVSEGKRLKSLANALREAGCRNLQLTIYPQARHEVFNETNRDEVTADVLTWLDQALSLRRPARCE, from the coding sequence ATGAACCACACCACCTTCTGGCTGACCGCGAATGACCGCAGCCGCCTGTACGTCAACCAGTGGCTGCCCGACGGCACGCCCAAGGCCCTGGTGATGCTGTCCCATGGCATGGCCGAGCACAGTGGTCGCTACGCGCCCCTGGCCCAGGCCTTGTGCGGCGCCGGCTACGGCCTGTATGCGCTGGACCAGCGCGGCCATGGCCGCACCGCTGACGAAGGTACGCTAGGGTTGTTCGCCGAGCAGGACGGCTGGAACAAGGTGGTGGGTGACCTGGCCAGTCTCAATCAGCATATCGGCCAGCACCAGCCGGGCCTTCCGATCATTTTGCTGGGGCACAGCATGGGCAGCTACATCGCCCAGGCCTACCTGCTGCACCACAGCGCCAGCCTGGACGGTGCGATCCTCAGCGGTTCGAATTTCCAGCCGGTGGCGCTGTATCGCGCAGCGCGAATCATCGCCCGCGCCGAACGCCTGCGCCAGGGCCCGCGCGGGCGCAGTGCATTGATTGAATTCCTGTCATTCGGATCGTTCAACAAGGCGTTCAAACCCAATCGCACCGGTTTCGACTGGCTCAGTCGCGACCCGGTTGAGGTCGACAAGTACATCCATGACCCGCTCTGTGGTTTCCGCTGCACCAACCAACTGTGGATCGACCTGCTGGGTGGCTTGCAGCAAATCAGCAAAGCGTCCAATCTCGCGCAGATCGATCCCGGCCTGCCGATCCTGGTGATGGGCGGCGAATGTGATCCGGTGAGTGAAGGCAAGCGTCTCAAAAGCCTGGCCAACGCATTGCGCGAGGCCGGCTGCCGGAACCTGCAACTGACTATCTACCCACAGGCGCGTCACGAAGTGTTCAACGAAACCAATCGCGACGAAGTCACAGCGGATGTGCTGACGTGGCTCGACCAGGCCTTGAGTTTGCGCAGGCCAGCCCGCTGCGAATAA